One window of the Capnocytophaga haemolytica genome contains the following:
- a CDS encoding DUF937 domain-containing protein: MAGILDFLQGDNLQKLVSGLSEKTGISSDKVTSVMDSVKSMFGGEGDAASAISKLTSGDAVKTISEKSGVSLDSVSKIFENFTPMVSQFFSGKGGNISEMFTSFLDKNKDGNVMDDIKSGISGLFGGK; the protein is encoded by the coding sequence ATGGCAGGAATATTAGATTTCTTACAAGGAGATAACCTCCAGAAGCTCGTCAGTGGATTGAGTGAAAAGACAGGCATTTCATCAGATAAAGTAACCTCAGTGATGGACTCTGTAAAGTCGATGTTTGGTGGCGAAGGTGATGCTGCAAGTGCAATTAGCAAACTCACCAGCGGTGATGCAGTAAAGACCATCAGTGAGAAGAGTGGTGTATCGCTTGATAGCGTAAGCAAAATCTTTGAGAACTTTACTCCTATGGTAAGTCAGTTTTTCTCAGGCAAAGGGGGCAACATCAGCGAAATGTTTACCTCTTTCCTTGATAAGAACAAAGATGGCAATGTGATGGACGACATCAAGAGTGGTATATCAGGACTTTTCGGAGGTAAGTAG
- a CDS encoding nucleoside deaminase — MLMTDIYFMQQALAEAWLAFEEGEIPVGAVVVTGGQIIARAHNLTERLTDVTAHAEMQAITMAAEYLGGKYLQPCTMYITLEPCAMCAGALYWSQIGRVVYAAEDVHRGYRAMGGKLHPKTEVTSGVLATEAATLIQQFFASKRK; from the coding sequence ATGCTAATGACGGATATTTACTTTATGCAACAAGCTCTTGCGGAGGCATGGCTGGCTTTTGAGGAAGGCGAGATCCCTGTGGGAGCGGTAGTAGTCACTGGGGGACAAATTATTGCGCGGGCGCACAACCTCACTGAGCGGCTCACCGATGTTACTGCCCATGCTGAGATGCAGGCTATCACGATGGCTGCAGAATATCTTGGCGGAAAATACCTCCAACCTTGCACAATGTATATCACCTTAGAACCTTGTGCGATGTGTGCGGGGGCTCTCTACTGGAGCCAAATAGGGCGGGTGGTTTACGCCGCAGAAGATGTGCATCGTGGATATCGTGCTATGGGCGGGAAATTACACCCCAAAACCGAAGTTACCAGCGGAGTACTCGCTACTGAAGCTGCTACCCTTATACAACAATTCTTTGCCTCAAAACGCAAATAA
- the rsfS gene encoding ribosome silencing factor, translated as MNKEISSNQLLTNIIAGIEKVKGSDITIMDLREVENAVCEYFVLCNGQSNTQVSAIAGAVQRVVSQAEGHVKPWHVEGEANAEWVLIDYVDVVVHIFQTHIREHYDLEGLWGDAKFINLENKQ; from the coding sequence TTGAATAAGGAAATATCATCAAACCAGCTACTTACAAACATTATTGCTGGTATAGAAAAGGTAAAGGGAAGTGATATTACTATTATGGACTTGCGTGAGGTAGAGAATGCCGTATGCGAGTATTTTGTATTGTGCAATGGGCAGTCGAACACACAAGTGAGTGCTATTGCAGGTGCTGTACAAAGAGTAGTAAGTCAGGCAGAAGGACACGTAAAACCTTGGCACGTAGAGGGTGAAGCTAATGCAGAGTGGGTGCTGATAGACTATGTAGATGTAGTGGTACACATCTTCCAAACACACATACGTGAGCATTATGACCTCGAAGGGCTATGGGGCGATGCAAAGTTTATTAACTTAGAAAACAAGCAGTAA
- the lpxA gene encoding acyl-ACP--UDP-N-acetylglucosamine O-acyltransferase, with protein sequence MIQPLAYVHPGAKIAENVVIEPFTTISNNVEIGEGTWIGPNVTIMEGARIGKNCKIFPGAIISAVPQDLKYQGEETTTHIGDNTTIRECATINKGTLDRMKTIVGNNCLIMAYSHIAHDCIVGNNCIFSNNTTLAGHVTVGDCAVMAGMTAVYQFCSIGSYAFVTGGSLVGKDVPPYVKAGRSPLSYVGVNSIGLHRRGFSTEKIREIQDIYRVIFQKRLSTSHALEYIEAEMEATVERDEILQFIRKSQHGIMKGYHIND encoded by the coding sequence ATGATTCAACCATTGGCTTATGTCCATCCAGGGGCAAAGATTGCAGAGAATGTAGTAATAGAGCCGTTTACCACTATTAGCAATAATGTGGAAATCGGTGAAGGCACTTGGATAGGACCTAATGTAACCATTATGGAAGGGGCTCGCATCGGGAAGAACTGTAAGATATTCCCAGGGGCAATCATTTCAGCGGTACCTCAGGACTTGAAGTATCAAGGCGAGGAAACCACCACTCACATTGGCGATAATACTACTATCAGAGAGTGTGCAACCATCAACAAGGGTACGCTCGATCGTATGAAGACCATAGTGGGTAATAACTGCCTTATTATGGCATATTCGCATATTGCACACGATTGCATTGTGGGTAATAATTGTATTTTCTCTAATAATACCACTCTTGCAGGGCACGTAACGGTGGGCGATTGTGCTGTGATGGCAGGGATGACTGCTGTATATCAGTTTTGTTCTATCGGTAGTTATGCCTTCGTTACAGGGGGGTCGCTTGTAGGCAAGGATGTGCCGCCTTATGTGAAGGCAGGGCGCAGTCCGCTCTCGTATGTAGGGGTGAACTCTATTGGTTTGCACCGCCGTGGTTTTAGCACTGAGAAGATACGTGAGATACAAGATATTTACCGTGTGATATTCCAAAAGCGGCTCAGTACCTCACACGCCTTAGAGTATATCGAGGCAGAGATGGAAGCTACTGTGGAGCGCGATGAGATATTACAGTTTATTCGCAAATCACAACACGGGATAATGAAAGGATACCATATTAATGATTAA
- a CDS encoding D-2-hydroxyacid dehydrogenase, with translation MKILANDGISDLGKQELEENGFEVLTTKVAQNQLIDYINKHQIDALLVRSATQVRKDIIDGCPSLKLIGRGGVGMDNIDVDYAKAKGLHVINTPAASALSVAELTFAHLFTGVRFLHNANRDMPLDGDTRFNELKKDYNNGVELRGKTLGIFGFGRIGQAVAQIAIGLGMKVLPYDPSVAEATITLSFFDGQKVSFDIKTVEKERVLMESDFITLHSPMQNSYLIDEKEINMMKDGVGIINLARGGVLSEAALLHAFEHGKVAFAGLDVFENEPQPSIHVLMHPQISLTPHIGAATLEAQDRISSELATQIVNLLK, from the coding sequence ATGAAAATACTTGCAAATGATGGTATTTCCGACTTAGGAAAGCAAGAATTAGAAGAAAACGGATTTGAGGTACTCACTACAAAAGTAGCTCAAAATCAACTCATAGATTATATCAATAAGCATCAGATAGATGCTTTGTTGGTGCGCTCAGCCACTCAGGTGCGTAAGGACATCATTGATGGCTGCCCTTCGCTGAAGCTCATCGGGCGTGGTGGGGTGGGGATGGACAACATCGATGTAGACTATGCCAAAGCCAAAGGATTACACGTGATTAACACTCCTGCGGCTTCAGCCCTCTCAGTGGCAGAACTCACCTTTGCACACCTCTTCACAGGAGTACGATTTTTGCACAATGCCAATCGCGATATGCCCTTAGATGGTGATACCCGCTTTAACGAACTCAAAAAAGACTATAACAATGGGGTAGAACTGCGTGGTAAAACCCTCGGTATTTTTGGCTTTGGGCGCATTGGGCAAGCGGTAGCACAGATCGCTATTGGCTTAGGAATGAAAGTATTGCCTTATGACCCCAGCGTAGCAGAAGCAACCATTACCCTCAGTTTCTTTGATGGACAAAAAGTATCCTTCGACATTAAAACTGTAGAGAAAGAGCGCGTGCTGATGGAATCAGATTTCATCACACTGCATAGCCCTATGCAAAACAGTTACCTCATTGATGAGAAGGAAATCAATATGATGAAGGACGGAGTAGGGATTATCAACTTAGCGCGCGGTGGTGTACTCTCAGAGGCAGCCCTCTTACACGCCTTTGAGCACGGAAAGGTAGCCTTTGCGGGCTTAGATGTCTTTGAGAATGAACCTCAGCCATCTATCCACGTGTTGATGCACCCACAAATATCATTAACACCGCACATTGGGGCGGCAACTCTTGAAGCCCAAGATCGCATTAGTAGCGAATTGGCAACTCAAATAGTAAATTTACTTAAATAA
- a CDS encoding ZIP family metal transporter: MIQSIIDYLETINPILAAGYATIFTWGVTALGAALVFFFKKENKYVMDGMLGFTGGVMFAASIWSLIIPAISMSGGEGFVKVMPTIAGIFMGAGFLYLLDKLLPHFHANFKQTEGIKTHWQRTTLLILAITLHNIPEGLAVGVLFGGVAAGIPEASIAGAVTLAIGIGLQNFPEGIAVSMPLRRMGVGRFKSFFYGQLSAIVEPIFGVLGAFAVLFFTPILPYALAFAAGAMLYVVVEEVIPEAQQNENTDVSTIGFLVGFVIMMAMDVVLG, translated from the coding sequence ATGATACAAAGTATTATAGATTATTTAGAGACTATCAACCCCATATTGGCAGCGGGTTATGCCACTATCTTTACGTGGGGAGTAACGGCATTGGGGGCTGCCTTGGTGTTTTTCTTCAAGAAGGAAAATAAGTATGTGATGGACGGGATGCTCGGCTTCACGGGTGGGGTGATGTTTGCCGCGAGTATTTGGAGTCTTATCATTCCTGCCATTAGTATGTCGGGGGGTGAAGGCTTTGTGAAGGTGATGCCTACCATTGCGGGTATCTTTATGGGGGCAGGCTTCCTTTATTTGCTCGACAAGCTGCTGCCACACTTCCACGCTAATTTTAAACAAACAGAAGGTATCAAAACGCACTGGCAACGCACTACACTGCTAATCCTCGCTATTACGTTGCACAATATCCCTGAGGGATTGGCTGTGGGGGTGCTCTTCGGTGGAGTGGCAGCGGGTATTCCTGAGGCGTCTATCGCTGGGGCAGTAACCCTCGCCATTGGTATTGGCTTGCAGAACTTCCCTGAGGGGATTGCGGTCTCAATGCCTTTGCGCCGTATGGGCGTGGGCAGGTTTAAGAGTTTCTTCTATGGACAGCTATCGGCGATTGTGGAGCCTATCTTTGGGGTACTCGGTGCCTTTGCGGTACTCTTCTTCACCCCTATCCTACCCTACGCACTTGCGTTTGCCGCTGGGGCGATGCTCTACGTGGTGGTTGAGGAGGTGATCCCTGAGGCACAACAGAACGAAAATACCGACGTCTCAACCATCGGCTTCCTTGTAGGCTTTGTCATTATGATGGCGATGGACGTGGTACTTGGGTAA
- the ftsH gene encoding ATP-dependent zinc metalloprotease FtsH, which yields MAENNINNNATNNSNNTNNNKPRFSAYWLYALLLAILLGFNFYSGGALWVQTKEIPQSKFEEFLSNGDVAKIVIVDRKEAKVFLTPDALKKEEHKDLKNSNSIFQGSNSSEIPQYKFELGDLSNFERDVKQIIKDNNLTTTIENKTNDTTLIDLLMSILPFAFLILIWVYVMRRMGGGGMAGGLFGIGKSRAKMFDETKVTKVTFADVAGLEGAKEEVQEIVDFLKNPDKYTALGGKIPRGALLVGPPGTGKTLLAKAVAGEAEVPFFSLSGSDFVEMFVGVGASRVRDLFKQAKEKSPCIIFIDEIDAIGRARGKNVMTGANDERENTLNQLLTEMDGFGSHTNIIVLAATNRADILDKALMRAGRFDRQIYVELPNLNERKEIFKVHLKPIKAAEELDVDFLAKQTPGFSGADIANVCNEAALIAARKGKQAVSKQEFLDAVDRIIGGLEKKSKIITPEEREAIAFHEAGHATVSWLLEHAAPLVKVTIVPRGQSLGAAWYLPEERQLVRTDQILDEMCAALGGRAAEKVIFNQISTGALSDLEKVTKQARAMVTIYGLNDVIGNLTYYDSSGQADYNFTKPYSEKTALLIDEEVSKIIEAQYQRAIQILSEHREQLTQLATLLLEREVIFRDDLVAIFGERKFKTAEEKIAEAEEKKKALQTEVGDDENEAAATTLNPDGSITVKS from the coding sequence ATGGCAGAGAACAATATCAATAATAACGCTACTAATAATAGTAACAATACTAATAATAACAAGCCACGATTTTCGGCTTATTGGCTCTACGCCTTGCTGTTGGCTATTCTTTTAGGTTTTAATTTCTACTCAGGAGGGGCTCTTTGGGTACAAACTAAGGAAATCCCTCAGTCAAAGTTTGAAGAGTTCTTAAGCAATGGCGATGTCGCAAAGATTGTAATAGTTGATCGCAAAGAAGCAAAGGTATTCTTGACCCCTGATGCCCTAAAGAAAGAAGAACATAAGGATTTAAAGAACAGCAACTCTATATTTCAAGGTTCTAATTCATCAGAGATTCCGCAATACAAGTTTGAGTTGGGTGACTTGAGTAACTTCGAGCGAGATGTAAAACAGATTATTAAAGATAACAACTTAACAACTACTATTGAAAACAAGACTAACGATACTACACTTATAGATCTATTAATGTCTATACTTCCATTTGCATTCCTAATTCTTATTTGGGTTTATGTAATGCGTCGTATGGGAGGTGGCGGAATGGCTGGAGGGCTCTTTGGTATCGGTAAGTCGCGTGCAAAGATGTTCGACGAAACAAAGGTTACCAAGGTTACCTTTGCTGATGTGGCAGGCTTAGAAGGGGCTAAAGAAGAGGTGCAAGAGATTGTAGATTTCCTTAAAAACCCTGATAAATACACAGCACTGGGGGGTAAGATACCGCGCGGTGCACTTTTAGTAGGTCCTCCTGGTACGGGTAAAACGCTGCTGGCAAAGGCAGTAGCAGGCGAGGCAGAAGTGCCTTTCTTCTCGCTCTCAGGTTCTGACTTCGTGGAGATGTTTGTAGGGGTGGGTGCCTCACGTGTGCGCGACCTTTTCAAGCAGGCAAAGGAGAAATCACCGTGTATCATCTTCATCGATGAGATTGATGCTATCGGGCGTGCCCGTGGCAAAAACGTGATGACAGGGGCGAATGACGAGCGCGAGAATACGCTCAACCAGCTCCTTACCGAGATGGATGGCTTTGGCTCGCACACGAACATCATCGTGCTGGCAGCGACCAACCGCGCCGATATTCTCGACAAAGCGTTGATGCGCGCTGGGCGTTTTGACCGTCAAATATATGTGGAACTGCCGAACCTCAACGAGCGCAAGGAGATATTCAAAGTGCATTTAAAGCCTATCAAGGCTGCAGAGGAACTTGATGTGGATTTCCTCGCCAAGCAAACGCCTGGTTTCTCAGGGGCGGACATCGCCAACGTCTGCAACGAGGCGGCATTGATTGCGGCGCGTAAGGGCAAACAGGCGGTGAGCAAACAGGAATTTCTAGATGCAGTAGATAGAATTATAGGCGGTTTAGAGAAGAAGTCGAAGATCATCACTCCTGAGGAGCGCGAGGCTATTGCCTTCCACGAGGCAGGACACGCCACTGTAAGCTGGCTCTTGGAGCACGCGGCACCATTAGTGAAAGTAACGATCGTACCCCGCGGACAGTCGTTGGGGGCAGCGTGGTACCTCCCCGAAGAGCGACAGCTGGTACGTACCGACCAGATCCTCGATGAGATGTGTGCTGCCTTGGGCGGTCGTGCTGCCGAAAAAGTGATATTCAACCAAATATCCACAGGTGCCTTGAGCGACTTGGAGAAGGTTACCAAGCAGGCACGCGCTATGGTTACTATCTACGGACTTAATGATGTGATTGGTAACCTCACTTATTACGATTCGTCAGGGCAAGCGGACTACAACTTCACCAAGCCTTACAGCGAGAAGACGGCACTGCTGATTGACGAGGAAGTATCTAAGATCATTGAAGCTCAGTATCAGCGTGCAATACAGATACTCAGTGAGCACCGCGAGCAGCTGACCCAATTAGCGACCTTACTCCTTGAGCGTGAAGTGATATTCCGCGATGACCTCGTAGCCATCTTCGGCGAACGCAAGTTCAAGACTGCCGAGGAGAAGATTGCTGAGGCAGAAGAGAAGAAAAAGGCTTTGCAAACAGAGGTTGGAGATGATGAGAATGAAGCAGCGGCAACGACACTCAACCCCGATGGGAGTATCACAGTGAAAAGTTAG
- a CDS encoding cell division ATP-binding protein FtsE, with amino-acid sequence MDNVVLHLEKVSVYQRSNLILSDVNLTIGKGELIYLIGKTGSGKSSLIKLLYGDLPLTKGEGKVVGFDLKKLTEDDIPLLRRKIGVVFQDFKLLSDRNVYDNLAFVLKATGWYDKAKIKQRIEKVLAKVKMQNKGFKFPHELSGGEQQRIAIARALLNNPELILADEPTGNLDPETSVEVMQVLKEINASGRTILMATHDYALILKFPSKTLKCDGERIFEVVQRRV; translated from the coding sequence ATGGACAACGTAGTATTACACTTAGAAAAAGTATCGGTATATCAGCGCAGTAACCTGATCCTCTCGGATGTGAACCTCACTATTGGCAAAGGGGAACTCATCTACCTTATAGGTAAGACAGGCTCAGGCAAGAGTAGCCTCATCAAGTTGCTCTATGGCGACCTACCCCTGACCAAAGGGGAGGGAAAGGTAGTGGGCTTTGACTTGAAAAAGCTCACAGAGGACGATATACCGCTGCTAAGGCGTAAGATAGGCGTTGTATTCCAAGACTTTAAGTTGCTCTCTGACCGCAATGTGTACGATAATCTCGCTTTTGTACTCAAGGCTACAGGTTGGTATGATAAGGCAAAGATAAAGCAACGCATTGAGAAAGTGCTCGCAAAGGTGAAGATGCAGAATAAGGGCTTCAAATTTCCGCATGAACTCTCAGGCGGTGAACAGCAACGCATTGCCATAGCACGAGCCTTGCTCAATAACCCTGAACTTATCTTAGCCGATGAGCCTACCGGTAACCTTGACCCAGAGACAAGCGTAGAGGTGATGCAGGTGCTCAAGGAAATCAACGCCTCTGGGCGTACTATACTAATGGCAACTCACGACTATGCACTCATCTTAAAGTTTCCTTCGAAAACCCTTAAATGCGATGGGGAACGCATCTTTGAAGTAGTGCAGAGAAGAGTGTAG
- the efp gene encoding elongation factor P — translation MATTADIKKGLCIRFNHDIYKIVEFLHVKPGKGPAFVRTKLKSVTTGKILDNTFSAGHKIEDIRVETRSYQYLYEEGEDFVFMNNEDYNQVHVRKDMLDYPELLKEGENVMIIFNAEDETPLSVEMPANVILTVTHVEPGVKGNTATNATKPATVETGATVNVPLFINEGDRIKIETEKGTYVERMKD, via the coding sequence ATGGCAACAACAGCAGACATTAAGAAAGGATTGTGCATACGCTTCAATCACGATATTTACAAGATTGTGGAGTTCCTCCACGTAAAGCCTGGCAAAGGACCTGCTTTCGTACGTACAAAACTTAAGAGTGTAACTACAGGGAAGATCCTTGACAATACCTTCTCAGCAGGGCATAAAATTGAGGATATTCGCGTAGAGACACGCTCTTACCAATACCTCTATGAGGAAGGTGAAGACTTCGTATTTATGAACAACGAGGACTACAATCAGGTGCACGTGCGCAAGGATATGCTCGACTATCCTGAGCTACTCAAGGAAGGTGAGAATGTGATGATTATCTTCAATGCTGAGGATGAGACGCCTCTGTCAGTGGAAATGCCTGCTAATGTAATCCTCACTGTTACACACGTAGAGCCAGGGGTAAAGGGCAACACAGCGACTAACGCTACTAAGCCTGCCACTGTAGAGACTGGAGCTACTGTGAATGTACCGCTCTTCATCAATGAGGGTGATCGCATCAAGATTGAGACAGAGAAGGGTACTTACGTTGAACGTATGAAGGACTAA
- a CDS encoding UDP-3-O-(3-hydroxymyristoyl)glucosamine N-acyltransferase: MQFPTPYTLQQIATIIGARYVGADDFPVLGMNEIHVVCEGDIVFVDHPKYYDKALQSRATVVLINKEVDCPEGKALLISDDPFRDFNKLTDFFRPFERATAMIAPTAKIGESSVVQPGVFIGNNVVIGEGCLIHANVTIGDNCLIGNNVTIHAGTVLGADAFYYKKRPEGFDKLKSGGRVVIEDEVDLGALCTIDRGVTGDTTIGRGTKIDNQVHVGHDTVIGKKCLIASQTGIAGCVVIEDEVTIWGQVGMTSGITIGTKAVILAQSGISKSLEGGQTYFGYPAEEARKKYKEMGALRQLINK; encoded by the coding sequence ATGCAGTTTCCCACACCTTATACCTTACAACAAATCGCGACTATCATTGGGGCGCGCTACGTCGGTGCTGATGACTTCCCTGTATTGGGAATGAATGAGATACACGTGGTGTGTGAAGGAGATATCGTCTTTGTTGATCACCCTAAGTATTATGACAAGGCTTTGCAATCGCGGGCAACCGTAGTGTTGATTAACAAGGAAGTGGATTGCCCTGAGGGTAAGGCACTGCTCATCTCTGATGACCCTTTTCGCGACTTTAACAAGCTCACTGACTTCTTCCGACCTTTTGAGCGGGCGACGGCAATGATAGCCCCTACAGCGAAGATCGGCGAGAGCAGTGTAGTGCAACCTGGGGTGTTCATCGGCAATAATGTGGTGATTGGTGAGGGGTGCCTGATACACGCCAATGTTACTATTGGGGATAATTGTTTGATTGGCAACAATGTAACTATCCACGCGGGAACGGTGCTCGGTGCAGATGCTTTCTATTACAAAAAGCGACCTGAAGGCTTTGACAAACTCAAATCGGGCGGTCGTGTAGTGATAGAAGATGAGGTAGACCTCGGAGCTCTCTGCACTATCGACCGTGGTGTAACAGGAGATACCACCATCGGGCGGGGCACTAAGATTGACAACCAAGTGCACGTAGGGCACGACACCGTGATAGGCAAGAAATGCCTCATTGCCTCGCAGACAGGCATAGCAGGTTGCGTAGTGATTGAGGACGAGGTAACGATATGGGGACAAGTGGGTATGACCAGCGGCATCACCATTGGCACAAAGGCTGTGATATTGGCACAGAGTGGCATCTCAAAGTCCTTAGAGGGTGGGCAGACCTACTTCGGCTACCCAGCTGAGGAAGCACGCAAGAAATACAAGGAGATGGGAGCCTTGAGACAACTCATCAACAAGTAG
- a CDS encoding FAD-dependent oxidoreductase — protein MNRYNSIIIGSGLGGLTAGAVLAHKGCKVLVLEQHYVAGGCATAFKRGDYLMEVGLHEIDGLHEGDPKRDILEMLGVFDAVEFVKAPEFYALHKGDFEYVFPDGWEQSKGQLLRDFPEERQGIEAYYKLLRKAYPEALRFPKQKWLQVLTYPLVPLLFPNLVRASSTTVGVWMDKHIKSKQLKAILTANIGYYSDDPYELSMLLFCVAQSCYIVGGGHFIKGGSQRLSNYLVQYIEARGGQVLLGKMVDKILIEKGKAVGVAYRDTFNEGAGHEEAFADVVIANAAQPNVVAMLPEKEGAQLHQQIKDLKPSCGLLTIYLGFDTDLKAWGVRHYSTFIQGEEPRTLKEIKANNQGDYRHRSFIFLDYSQIDAQLAPQGKSVAVICTTDYLSEWSDLDAATYEARKEALAQSYLQRLEAVYPHILEHLEYYEVGTAKTIARYTLNPHGTPYGYAQSREQSGPARVKATASPVKRLYFASAWSPTGGGYTGAIFSGYLTAEGIKGVPWRKLPPSHIEDTREVRLLSKEMIAENTVELTFERPKDLQYAAGQYAVVKLSTPAYTALDLPWRPLSMVSHPDEEVLRFAMRLSDSSYKKSVAAMQVGDRATIFAPMGDFTIKSEGRKIAFLVSGIGVTPVLSMLKELEKRGYTEEVVVIYSNKTIGKAAYHKALQTVLLERYRYIPVFTAEHSRIDAAFLKEQLDALDRYDYYAVGARVFTGAMQELLLTEGVKREAVHSDAF, from the coding sequence ATGAATAGATATAACAGTATTATTATCGGTAGTGGTCTGGGGGGACTTACCGCAGGGGCTGTGTTGGCTCATAAGGGTTGCAAGGTGCTCGTTTTGGAGCAACACTACGTGGCGGGTGGCTGTGCTACGGCTTTTAAACGAGGCGATTACCTGATGGAAGTGGGTTTGCACGAGATCGATGGCTTGCACGAGGGGGATCCTAAGCGGGATATTCTCGAGATGCTGGGGGTTTTCGATGCGGTGGAGTTTGTGAAGGCTCCTGAGTTCTACGCGCTGCATAAGGGCGATTTTGAGTATGTGTTCCCCGATGGTTGGGAGCAGTCAAAGGGGCAGTTGCTGCGTGATTTCCCCGAGGAGCGGCAAGGTATTGAGGCGTATTATAAGCTCCTGCGGAAGGCATACCCCGAGGCATTGCGATTCCCCAAGCAAAAGTGGCTGCAAGTGCTTACTTATCCGTTGGTGCCGCTGTTGTTTCCTAACTTGGTAAGAGCCTCGAGCACTACGGTGGGTGTGTGGATGGATAAGCATATCAAGAGCAAGCAACTCAAGGCGATACTCACGGCGAATATCGGCTATTATAGCGATGACCCTTATGAGCTTTCGATGCTGCTATTTTGTGTTGCGCAGAGCTGCTATATCGTTGGGGGTGGACACTTTATTAAGGGCGGCTCGCAAAGGCTGTCGAACTACTTAGTGCAGTACATCGAAGCGCGGGGCGGGCAAGTGCTCTTGGGTAAGATGGTGGATAAGATCCTCATAGAGAAGGGTAAAGCGGTGGGGGTTGCCTATCGTGATACGTTCAACGAGGGAGCGGGGCACGAGGAGGCTTTTGCCGATGTGGTGATTGCCAATGCCGCTCAGCCAAATGTAGTGGCGATGTTGCCCGAGAAGGAAGGGGCTCAGCTGCATCAGCAGATAAAAGACCTCAAGCCTTCGTGTGGGCTACTGACGATTTACTTAGGGTTCGATACCGACCTGAAAGCGTGGGGTGTACGGCATTACTCCACCTTTATACAGGGTGAGGAGCCTCGCACACTCAAGGAGATAAAGGCGAATAATCAAGGAGATTACAGGCATCGGTCGTTTATCTTTTTGGATTACTCACAGATTGATGCGCAGTTGGCACCACAGGGCAAGAGTGTGGCGGTGATTTGCACAACGGATTACCTCAGCGAGTGGTCGGATTTGGACGCGGCGACCTACGAAGCTCGTAAAGAGGCATTGGCACAGAGCTACTTACAGCGTTTGGAGGCGGTGTATCCGCATATTTTAGAGCACTTGGAATACTACGAGGTGGGTACGGCAAAGACCATTGCGCGCTATACGCTCAATCCGCACGGGACGCCTTATGGGTATGCGCAGAGTAGGGAGCAATCGGGTCCTGCAAGGGTAAAGGCAACAGCATCACCTGTGAAAAGACTGTATTTTGCCTCAGCGTGGTCGCCTACAGGTGGCGGCTACACAGGGGCAATATTCAGCGGTTACCTGACCGCAGAAGGTATTAAAGGCGTGCCTTGGAGGAAGCTGCCGCCTTCGCATATTGAGGATACAAGGGAGGTGCGATTGCTCTCTAAGGAGATGATTGCCGAGAACACTGTAGAACTGACCTTTGAGAGGCCTAAGGACTTGCAGTATGCCGCAGGGCAATATGCGGTGGTGAAGTTGAGTACCCCTGCTTACACTGCGCTGGACTTACCTTGGCGTCCGCTGTCGATGGTTTCACACCCTGATGAGGAGGTACTGCGCTTTGCAATGCGCCTTAGCGATAGCAGCTATAAGAAGAGCGTAGCTGCGATGCAGGTGGGCGATCGGGCGACTATCTTTGCCCCTATGGGCGACTTTACCATAAAAAGTGAAGGCAGGAAGATTGCTTTTTTGGTATCGGGGATAGGCGTTACCCCTGTGCTGTCGATGCTCAAGGAGTTGGAGAAGAGGGGCTACACTGAAGAAGTGGTGGTCATCTACAGCAATAAGACCATAGGCAAGGCGGCTTACCACAAGGCGTTGCAAACTGTTCTGCTGGAGCGTTATAGGTATATCCCTGTGTTCACTGCTGAGCACAGTCGTATTGATGCCGCTTTTTTAAAGGAGCAGTTGGATGCGCTTGATAGGTATGATTATTACGCTGTGGGTGCGCGTGTCTTTACTGGTGCAATGCAGGAGTTATTGCTCACTGAGGGTGTGAAGCGGGAGGCAGTGCACAGTGATGCGTTTTAG